GGCCCAGCGCTACCAGCACCACCGGTGTGATGACATTGAGCAGCGTGGTATACAGGTCGCCCTGCTTGTACATGCCCAGCAGACAGCAGGCCGCCGTCAGGAAAAAGCACCAGATGCCAAAGCCCAGCGCCACGCCGTTGTTTTTCACAAACTTGTACTCCCGTGAAAACTTCTCGTTGTGTTTTCGCAGCATGATATAGGCAAAAAACACCCACAGATAACGCATGGGCATGGTGACGGAGTTCAGCTGGGTCAGCTGCCGCAGCACCGTATCCGCATTGGGTACCAGCACCTGCGCCAGAATGATGGAGCCGGACAGGATGACCACCATCCAGATGCCGTTCACATACGCGCCGTATTTGTTCTTTTTCAGCAGCTTCGTCGGAATAAACTGACGGGCGTCCTCATTGTCCAGCAGCATCCTAAGCGGTGCGTCGATGCTGACCACCAGCGTGGAAAACTGGCCGATGGCATTGCAGGCCGCATAAATGATCATGAGCAGATTGCCCACGCCATAGTATTCACCCAGCCGCTCAAATGCCCAGTAGGCGCCGTTGGCATTGTAAGAGTCAAAGTTGTCTGCGATCACCGCCGGATCAAACATCATCCCCATGGCAATGGTACCGAAGACCGCACATACGATCACCATCCCTGCCGCAAAAATCATACTTCTTGGGAAGCCTTTGGCCGGATCCTCCACCTGATTGACATACGGAGAAATCTTCTCACAGCCGCCCACTGCAAATACGAGAATGGACAGACTGCCGAAATATTTCCAGTCAAAGACGGGGATCAGGTTCTTCAGGCTGAAATCCA
Above is a window of Oscillospiraceae bacterium NTUH-002-81 DNA encoding:
- a CDS encoding amino acid permease, which produces MGNSNNQIKWYMLAFMCFSTLWSFGNVLNGFMYFNGTQVIFSWILMFALYFVPYALMVGELGSAFKNSGGGVSSWIHETTGAKAAYYAGWTYWACHVTYIAAKGSGGLKALSWMIFQNAEKYASFHTRAVQLATFGVLLFFCWVASRGLNPLKKFATIAGTSMFVMSILYILLMFAAPVINPGGGFLSVDFSLKNLIPVFDWKYFGSLSILVFAVGGCEKISPYVNQVEDPAKGFPRSMIFAAGMVIVCAVFGTIAMGMMFDPAVIADNFDSYNANGAYWAFERLGEYYGVGNLLMIIYAACNAIGQFSTLVVSIDAPLRMLLDNEDARQFIPTKLLKKNKYGAYVNGIWMVVILSGSIILAQVLVPNADTVLRQLTQLNSVTMPMRYLWVFFAYIMLRKHNEKFSREYKFVKNNGVALGFGIWCFFLTAACCLLGMYKQGDLYTTLLNVITPVVLVALGLILPAIKKREGKAS